From the genome of Streptomyces sp. NBC_01341, one region includes:
- a CDS encoding aldehyde dehydrogenase family protein, with amino-acid sequence MSAGTAVETPADVVARLRTAFRTGRTRDLARRTAQLTRLRALLTERGDELAEALRADLGKSRKEAYRTEIDFTVREIDHTLERLEGWLEPEPAPVPAVLAGATAHTVQDPLGVVLVIAPWNYPVQLLLAPVAGALAAGNAVVAKPSELAPATSAALARLLPEYLDRDTVAVVEGGVPETTALLAERFDHIFYTGNATVGRIVMAAAAKHLTPVTLELGGKSPAFVDRGTDLKTVAARLASGKFLNAGQTCVAPDYVLADPETAGALADALAAAVEDLFGEDASVSPEYGRIVNERHFDRLVGLLGSGRTVTGGAHDRDEKYIAPTVLADVAPDSPVMREEIFGPVLPIVTVRGLDEAIAFINDRDKPLALYAFTQDPSVRARLLSETSSGGVGMGLPLAHLTVSDLPFGGVGESGMGNYHGRYSLETFSHRKAVLDTPLG; translated from the coding sequence GTGAGCGCCGGGACCGCCGTGGAGACTCCGGCCGATGTGGTCGCCCGGCTCCGTACGGCCTTCCGTACCGGCCGCACCAGGGACCTCGCCCGACGCACCGCCCAGCTGACGCGGCTGCGCGCCCTGCTGACCGAGCGCGGGGACGAGCTGGCCGAGGCCCTGAGGGCCGACCTCGGCAAGAGTCGCAAGGAGGCCTACCGGACCGAGATCGACTTCACGGTCCGGGAGATCGACCACACCCTGGAGCGCCTGGAGGGCTGGCTGGAGCCCGAGCCCGCCCCCGTACCGGCGGTCCTCGCGGGGGCCACCGCCCACACCGTGCAGGACCCGCTGGGGGTCGTCCTCGTCATCGCACCGTGGAACTATCCGGTGCAGTTGCTGCTCGCGCCCGTCGCCGGTGCGCTGGCCGCGGGGAACGCGGTCGTCGCCAAGCCCAGCGAGCTGGCGCCCGCGACCTCCGCCGCCCTGGCGCGGCTGCTGCCGGAGTACCTGGACAGGGACACCGTCGCCGTCGTCGAGGGCGGTGTCCCGGAGACCACCGCACTGCTCGCCGAGCGCTTCGACCACATCTTCTACACCGGCAACGCCACGGTCGGCCGGATCGTGATGGCCGCCGCCGCGAAGCACCTCACCCCGGTGACGCTCGAACTGGGCGGCAAGTCCCCGGCGTTCGTCGACCGCGGCACGGACCTGAAGACGGTGGCCGCGCGGCTGGCCTCCGGGAAGTTCCTCAACGCCGGCCAGACGTGCGTCGCCCCCGACTACGTCCTGGCCGATCCGGAGACGGCCGGCGCTCTGGCGGACGCCCTGGCGGCAGCGGTCGAGGATCTGTTCGGCGAGGACGCTTCGGTCAGCCCCGAGTACGGCCGGATCGTGAACGAGCGGCACTTCGACCGTCTGGTGGGCCTCCTGGGCTCCGGTCGCACGGTGACGGGCGGGGCCCACGACCGGGACGAGAAGTACATCGCGCCCACGGTGCTGGCCGATGTCGCCCCGGACTCCCCCGTGATGCGGGAGGAGATCTTCGGTCCGGTCCTCCCGATCGTCACCGTGCGCGGGCTCGACGAGGCCATCGCCTTCATCAACGACCGGGACAAGCCGCTGGCGCTGTACGCCTTCACCCAGGACCCGTCGGTGCGGGCACGGCTGCTGTCCGAGACCTCGTCCGGCGGGGTGGGCATGGGCCTGCCGCTGGCCCATCTGACCGTGTCCGACCTGCCGTTCGGCGGGGTGGGCGAGAGCGGCATGGGCAACTACCACGGCCGGTACTCCCTGGAGACGTTCAGCCACCGCAAGGCGGTCCTGGACACCCCGCTCGGCTGA
- a CDS encoding type 1 glutamine amidotransferase domain-containing protein codes for MTSVLFVLTGADRWTLNDGSAHPTGFWAEELAAPHRVFTQAGFDITVATPGGVAPTVDTSSLAAEANGGQEQADAIASYLASIDETLRIPARLEDVVPTSYDIVFYPGGHGPMEDLAVSEVSGRLLTAALDSGTHVAVLCHAPAALLPARRENGDWPFAGYRMTGFSNAEETQAGFAEKAPWLVETRLVELGADYAAAEPWAVHTVHDRNLHTGQNPASSEQLAREIVAAL; via the coding sequence ATGACCTCCGTACTCTTCGTCCTCACCGGTGCCGACCGCTGGACCCTCAACGACGGCAGCGCCCACCCCACCGGATTCTGGGCCGAGGAACTCGCCGCCCCGCACCGTGTCTTCACCCAGGCCGGCTTCGACATCACCGTGGCCACCCCCGGCGGAGTCGCCCCCACCGTGGACACGTCCAGCCTGGCCGCCGAGGCCAACGGCGGGCAGGAGCAGGCCGACGCCATCGCCTCCTACCTCGCCTCGATCGACGAGACGCTGCGCATCCCGGCCCGGCTCGAGGACGTCGTCCCCACGTCCTACGACATCGTGTTCTACCCCGGCGGCCACGGGCCCATGGAGGACCTGGCCGTCAGCGAGGTGTCCGGGCGTCTGCTCACCGCGGCGCTGGACTCGGGCACCCACGTGGCCGTCCTGTGCCACGCCCCCGCCGCCCTGCTGCCCGCCCGCCGGGAGAACGGCGACTGGCCGTTCGCCGGGTACCGCATGACCGGATTCAGCAACGCCGAGGAGACCCAGGCGGGCTTCGCCGAGAAGGCGCCCTGGCTGGTGGAGACCCGGCTCGTCGAGCTCGGCGCCGACTACGCCGCGGCCGAGCCGTGGGCGGTGCACACCGTGCACGACCGCAACCTGCACACCGGTCAGAACCCGGCCTCTTCCGAGCAGCTGGCCCGCGAGATCGTGGCGGCACTGTGA
- a CDS encoding MarR family winged helix-turn-helix transcriptional regulator, whose product MTTEPAPRAVPDPDELLEPLAVVVRGHHDDLTVVAGRHGLSSSQARALIALNDPMPMSALASHLVCDASNATGLIGRMEARGLVTRTPAPGDRRSKVASRTAEGTELAHRIRAEMRVVHGALEALTPEERTALLPLLNRLGQLLSS is encoded by the coding sequence ATGACGACGGAACCGGCACCCCGCGCCGTGCCTGATCCGGACGAGCTGCTGGAGCCCCTCGCGGTCGTCGTCCGGGGCCACCACGACGATCTCACCGTCGTCGCCGGGCGGCATGGCCTCAGCTCCTCACAGGCGCGGGCGCTGATCGCCCTCAATGACCCCATGCCCATGAGCGCGCTGGCCAGTCACCTGGTGTGCGACGCGTCCAACGCCACCGGCCTGATCGGCCGGATGGAGGCCCGCGGTCTGGTGACGCGCACCCCGGCACCCGGCGACCGCCGCTCCAAGGTGGCCTCCCGCACGGCGGAGGGAACCGAGCTGGCGCACCGCATCCGCGCCGAGATGCGTGTGGTGCACGGTGCCCTGGAGGCACTCACACCCGAGGAGCGCACGGCCTTGCTGCCCCTGCTGAACCGGCTGGGGCAGCTGCTCTCGTCATGA
- a CDS encoding PLD nuclease N-terminal domain-containing protein, which yields MLRALIYLLPLALTVYAFIDCLNTPEDEAKHLPKVAWIFIILLFWIVGPIVWLAAGKLRTPPTGGRTPSEWHRSHRTTWVAPDDNPEFLKSLKEENKKDESLLKDWEADLRRREEEIKRREGGKAPEDPAPPTGA from the coding sequence ATGCTCAGGGCCTTGATCTATCTGCTGCCGCTGGCGCTGACGGTCTACGCGTTCATCGACTGCCTGAACACCCCGGAGGACGAGGCGAAGCACCTGCCGAAGGTGGCCTGGATCTTCATCATCCTGCTGTTCTGGATCGTCGGTCCGATCGTCTGGCTCGCCGCGGGCAAGCTGCGCACGCCGCCCACCGGGGGGCGCACGCCCTCCGAGTGGCATCGCTCTCACCGCACCACGTGGGTCGCGCCCGACGACAACCCGGAGTTCCTCAAGTCGCTGAAGGAAGAGAACAAGAAGGACGAGTCGCTCCTCAAGGACTGGGAGGCGGACCTCCGCCGCCGCGAGGAGGAGATCAAGCGCCGGGAGGGCGGCAAGGCCCCCGAGGACCCGGCTCCCCCCACCGGCGCGTGA
- a CDS encoding menaquinone biosynthesis decarboxylase, which translates to MAYDDLRSLLRALEREGDLKRIKAEVDPYLEVGEIVDRVNKAGGPALLFENVKGASMPLAMNVFGTDRRLLKALGLKSYAEISDKIGGLLKPELPQGFVGIREAFGKLGTVTHLPPKKVKSESAPVQEVVLTGDDVDLDQLPALFTWPEDGGSFFNLGLTHTKDPETGIRNLGLYRLQRHDRRTIGMHWQIHKDSRNHYQVAARRGEKLPVAIAFGAPPAVTYASTAPLPGDIDEYLFAGFVQGKRIEMVDCKTVPLQVPARAEVVIEGWLEPGEMLPEGPFGDHTGFYTPQEPFPALTIDCVTMRKRPLLQSIVVGRPPTEDGPLGRATERFFLPLLKIIVPDIVDYHLPEAGGFHNCAIVSIDKKYPKHAQKVMSAIWGAHMMSLTKLIVVVDSDCDVHDLHEVAWRALGNTDYARDLTVTEGPVDHLDHASYQQFWGGKAGIDATRKLPEEGYTRDGGWPEMVESDPETAAKVDRRWKEYGL; encoded by the coding sequence ATGGCTTACGACGATCTTCGCTCCCTGCTCCGGGCTCTGGAGCGCGAGGGCGATCTCAAGCGCATCAAGGCCGAGGTCGACCCGTATCTGGAGGTCGGCGAGATCGTCGACCGGGTGAACAAGGCGGGCGGGCCCGCGCTGCTCTTCGAGAACGTCAAGGGGGCGTCCATGCCCCTGGCCATGAACGTCTTCGGTACCGACCGGCGGCTCCTCAAGGCGCTGGGGCTGAAGTCCTACGCCGAGATCAGCGACAAGATCGGCGGCCTCCTCAAGCCGGAGCTGCCGCAGGGATTCGTCGGCATCCGCGAGGCGTTCGGGAAGCTCGGCACGGTGACGCACCTGCCGCCGAAGAAGGTCAAGTCCGAGAGTGCTCCCGTCCAGGAGGTCGTCCTGACCGGCGACGACGTGGACCTCGACCAGCTGCCCGCGCTCTTCACCTGGCCCGAGGACGGCGGCTCCTTCTTCAACCTGGGTCTCACGCACACCAAGGACCCCGAGACGGGCATCCGCAATCTGGGGCTCTACCGGCTGCAGCGCCACGACAGGCGCACCATCGGGATGCACTGGCAGATCCACAAGGACAGCCGCAACCACTACCAGGTCGCCGCGCGGCGCGGTGAGAAGCTGCCCGTCGCCATCGCATTCGGTGCGCCGCCCGCCGTCACCTACGCCTCGACTGCCCCGCTGCCCGGGGACATCGACGAGTACCTCTTCGCCGGTTTCGTGCAGGGCAAGCGGATCGAGATGGTCGACTGCAAGACCGTCCCGCTCCAGGTCCCGGCGCGGGCGGAGGTCGTGATCGAGGGCTGGCTGGAGCCGGGCGAGATGCTGCCGGAGGGACCGTTCGGCGACCACACCGGCTTCTACACCCCGCAGGAACCCTTCCCCGCGCTGACGATCGACTGCGTGACGATGCGGAAGCGGCCGCTGCTGCAGTCGATCGTGGTCGGCAGGCCGCCCACCGAGGACGGGCCACTGGGGAGGGCCACCGAAAGGTTCTTCCTGCCCCTGCTCAAGATCATCGTCCCGGACATCGTGGACTACCACCTGCCCGAGGCGGGCGGCTTCCACAACTGCGCGATCGTCTCGATCGACAAGAAGTACCCCAAGCACGCCCAGAAGGTGATGAGCGCCATCTGGGGGGCGCACATGATGTCGCTGACCAAGCTGATCGTGGTCGTGGACTCCGACTGTGACGTCCACGACCTGCACGAGGTCGCCTGGCGGGCGCTCGGCAACACCGACTACGCGCGGGACCTCACGGTCACCGAAGGCCCGGTCGACCATCTGGACCACGCCTCCTACCAGCAGTTCTGGGGTGGCAAGGCGGGCATCGACGCGACGCGCAAACTGCCCGAGGAGGGGTACACGCGGGACGGGGGCTGGCCGGAGATGGTCGAGTCCGACCCGGAGACGGCGGCGAAGGTCGACCGCCGCTGGAAGGAGTACGGCCTGTGA
- the mqnP gene encoding menaquinone biosynthesis prenyltransferase MqnP, producing MSASASASAGAVPQPRSKPRAFLRLVMIEHSVFALPFAYIAALTAMFQLDESIHWGTLLLVTVAMVGLRTFAMAANRIIDREIDARNPRTAGRELVTGAVSVRSAWTGALVALVVFLGAAALLNPLCLVLAPVAVVPMVVYPYGKRFTNFPHAILGLAQAIGPIGAWLAVTGSWSWDAVILGLAVGIWIGGFDLIFACQDVQADRAHGVLSFPARFGIPAALWGARVCHAVTTGLLVWFGLATDAEIFYWIGMLIVAVAFVYEHRVVRPHDLSRLNRAFFSVNGFIGIALFACALLDLLARGLTP from the coding sequence GTGAGCGCCTCAGCCTCAGCCTCGGCCGGCGCTGTACCGCAGCCGCGCAGCAAGCCCCGCGCGTTCCTGCGGCTGGTGATGATCGAGCACTCGGTGTTCGCGCTGCCCTTCGCGTACATCGCCGCGCTGACCGCGATGTTCCAGCTGGACGAGAGCATCCACTGGGGCACGCTGCTGCTCGTGACCGTCGCGATGGTCGGGCTGCGGACCTTCGCGATGGCGGCCAACCGGATCATCGACCGCGAGATCGACGCGCGTAACCCGCGCACCGCCGGCCGGGAGCTGGTCACCGGGGCGGTGTCGGTCAGGTCGGCGTGGACCGGGGCGCTCGTGGCGCTCGTCGTCTTCCTCGGCGCCGCCGCTCTGCTGAACCCCCTCTGTCTGGTGCTGGCGCCGGTCGCGGTCGTGCCGATGGTGGTCTACCCGTACGGCAAGCGGTTCACGAACTTCCCGCACGCGATCCTCGGCCTCGCCCAGGCGATCGGCCCGATCGGTGCCTGGCTGGCGGTGACCGGGAGCTGGTCGTGGGACGCGGTGATCCTGGGGCTGGCCGTCGGGATCTGGATCGGCGGCTTCGACCTGATCTTCGCCTGTCAGGACGTGCAGGCCGACCGGGCCCACGGGGTGCTCTCCTTCCCGGCCCGTTTCGGTATCCCGGCGGCCCTGTGGGGCGCGCGGGTCTGCCATGCGGTCACGACCGGCCTGCTGGTGTGGTTCGGACTGGCGACCGACGCGGAGATCTTCTACTGGATCGGCATGCTGATCGTGGCCGTGGCCTTCGTGTACGAGCACCGGGTCGTGCGGCCGCACGACCTGTCGAGGCTCAACCGGGCCTTCTTCTCGGTCAACGGCTTCATCGGGATCGCGCTGTTCGCCTGTGCGCTGCTCGATCTGCTGGCGCGCGGCCTCACACCGTGA
- a CDS encoding rhomboid family intramembrane serine protease, which translates to MTTTRTSATARAVAAGAVMLAWVALLWVLEGIDVATGNSLDTHGVSPREPAELADIVPAAFLHSGWEHVASNSLPLLVLGFIAALGGIARFAAVVLVVVVTSGLGVWLTAPPNTVTLGASGVVFGLFGYLLVRGFVDRRPLDIVVGVVIAAVYGSLLWGVLPTDSGISWQGHLFGLVGGVAAAFLLRRPRRPRGPDYVTV; encoded by the coding sequence ATGACGACCACACGCACGAGCGCCACCGCACGGGCCGTCGCGGCCGGGGCGGTCATGCTCGCCTGGGTCGCGCTGCTGTGGGTGCTGGAAGGCATCGACGTCGCGACGGGCAACTCCCTCGACACCCACGGCGTCAGTCCCCGCGAGCCCGCCGAGCTGGCCGACATCGTGCCGGCCGCCTTCCTGCACAGCGGCTGGGAACACGTGGCGTCCAACAGCCTCCCGCTGCTGGTCCTCGGCTTCATCGCCGCGCTCGGCGGCATAGCCCGGTTTGCCGCCGTGGTCCTCGTCGTGGTCGTGACGAGCGGCCTCGGCGTGTGGCTCACCGCGCCACCGAACACGGTCACCCTCGGAGCGTCCGGCGTGGTCTTCGGGCTGTTCGGCTATCTGCTGGTCCGCGGCTTCGTCGACCGCCGCCCACTGGACATCGTGGTCGGCGTGGTCATCGCCGCGGTCTACGGCTCGCTGCTCTGGGGCGTGCTGCCGACCGACTCCGGCATCAGCTGGCAGGGCCACCTCTTCGGGCTGGTGGGCGGGGTGGCGGCGGCGTTCCTCCTTCGCCGCCCCCGCCGGCCGCGGGGCCCGGACTACGTCACGGTGTGA
- a CDS encoding UbiX family flavin prenyltransferase, producing the protein MTQQQRRPWIVGVSGASGTPFAASVLRGLLDAGESVDLVVSRSSRLTLLDETGIAFRDAHWQDDLRTWLARGADGKPDTFRPDVGGVRHWAAGDLAAGPSSGSYPAKGMLIVPASTACVAGVALGLSKDLLQRAASVTLKERRKLVVAVRETPLSGSTLKQMVALDEAGAVVLPASPGFYAGATHIQDLVDFVAGRVLDAAGVPHQLYRRWEGELGGGSRG; encoded by the coding sequence GTGACTCAACAGCAGCGCAGGCCTTGGATTGTCGGGGTGTCGGGAGCGTCCGGCACACCCTTCGCGGCCTCGGTGCTGCGCGGACTGCTGGACGCGGGTGAGAGCGTCGACCTGGTGGTCAGCCGGTCCTCCCGGCTGACGCTTCTGGACGAGACGGGGATCGCCTTCCGCGACGCGCACTGGCAGGACGACCTGCGGACCTGGCTGGCGCGGGGGGCGGACGGGAAGCCGGACACCTTCCGGCCCGACGTCGGGGGCGTGCGCCACTGGGCGGCCGGCGATCTGGCGGCCGGGCCCTCGTCCGGGTCGTACCCGGCGAAGGGGATGCTCATCGTGCCGGCGTCGACCGCGTGTGTGGCCGGTGTGGCCCTGGGGCTCTCGAAGGACCTGCTGCAGCGGGCCGCGAGCGTGACGCTCAAGGAGCGGCGGAAGCTGGTCGTGGCGGTGCGCGAGACGCCGCTGAGCGGTTCGACGCTGAAGCAGATGGTCGCGCTGGACGAGGCGGGCGCCGTGGTGCTGCCCGCCTCTCCGGGTTTCTACGCGGGGGCGACGCACATCCAGGACCTGGTGGACTTCGTCGCCGGGCGGGTGCTGGACGCGGCGGGGGTGCCGCACCAGCTCTACCGCCGGTGGGAGGGGGAGCTCGGTGGTGGCTCCCGGGGCTGA
- a CDS encoding Lrp/AsnC family transcriptional regulator, with product MDAVDRQLIQALRENGRASYAELGRLVGLSGPSVTDRINRLETAGVITGYRATVDSASLGLGVTALIGISLSDAADHEDVAHRLKDLAEIEDCWFIAGDDSFMLKVRVGDVDGLEKTIRRLSGTRGVSRTRTTVVLSTKWENRVGELPDED from the coding sequence ATGGACGCGGTGGACAGGCAGCTCATCCAGGCCCTCAGAGAGAACGGCAGGGCCTCGTATGCCGAGCTGGGGCGGCTCGTCGGGCTCTCCGGGCCCAGCGTCACCGACCGCATCAACCGGCTGGAAACCGCCGGTGTCATCACCGGTTACCGGGCGACCGTCGACTCCGCGTCGCTCGGGCTGGGGGTCACCGCGCTGATCGGGATCTCGCTCTCCGACGCCGCCGACCACGAGGACGTCGCGCACCGGCTGAAGGACCTCGCCGAGATCGAGGACTGCTGGTTCATCGCGGGCGACGACTCGTTCATGCTCAAGGTGCGGGTCGGCGACGTGGACGGACTGGAGAAGACGATCCGCAGGCTGAGCGGCACGAGGGGCGTCTCCAGGACCCGTACGACCGTCGTGCTCTCCACCAAGTGGGAGAACCGGGTAGGCGAGCTCCCCGACGAGGACTGA
- the mqnE gene encoding aminofutalosine synthase MqnE: MDAGLKRELEEKVRAGERLTREDGIALYESDDLAWLGGLAHEVRTRKNGDVVHFNVNRHLNMTNVCTASCAYCSFQRKPGEKDAYTMRIEEAVRLAKAMQGENLTELHIVNGLHPTLPWRYYPRSLSALKEALPEVALKAFTATEIHHFETISGLSASEILDELIEAGLESLTGGGAEIFDWEVRQHIVDHNTHWEDWSRIHRLAHEKGLKTPATMLYGHIEEPRHRVDHVLRLREMQDETGGFQVFIPLRYQHDFVDMKDGKVRNTLQARTSMATGAEALKTFAVSRLLFDNVPHVKVFWVMHGVQTAQLALQHGADDMDGSVVEYKITHDADDYGTPNKLGREDLLDLIRDAGFRPVERNTRYEILREYPGPDADRRETPQPMRV; encoded by the coding sequence GTGGACGCGGGACTCAAGCGCGAGCTGGAGGAGAAGGTCCGGGCCGGCGAGCGGCTGACCCGCGAGGACGGGATCGCGCTCTACGAGTCCGACGACCTCGCATGGCTCGGCGGGCTGGCGCACGAGGTGCGCACGAGGAAGAACGGCGACGTCGTCCACTTCAACGTCAACCGTCACCTCAACATGACGAACGTGTGCACCGCGTCCTGCGCGTACTGCTCGTTCCAGCGCAAGCCGGGTGAGAAGGACGCGTACACGATGCGCATCGAGGAGGCCGTCCGGCTCGCGAAGGCGATGCAGGGCGAGAACCTCACCGAGCTGCACATTGTCAACGGGCTGCACCCCACCCTGCCGTGGCGCTACTACCCCCGCTCGCTCAGCGCGCTCAAGGAGGCGCTGCCCGAGGTGGCGCTGAAGGCGTTCACGGCGACGGAGATCCACCACTTCGAGACGATCTCCGGGCTCTCGGCCTCCGAGATCCTCGACGAGCTGATCGAGGCCGGTCTGGAGTCCCTGACCGGCGGCGGCGCGGAGATCTTCGACTGGGAGGTCCGCCAGCACATCGTCGACCACAACACCCACTGGGAGGACTGGTCGCGCATCCACCGCCTCGCGCACGAGAAGGGGCTCAAGACCCCGGCGACGATGCTGTACGGGCACATCGAGGAGCCCCGTCACCGCGTCGACCACGTGCTGCGGCTGCGGGAGATGCAGGACGAGACCGGCGGCTTCCAGGTCTTCATCCCGCTGCGCTACCAGCACGACTTCGTCGACATGAAGGACGGCAAGGTCCGCAACACCCTCCAGGCGCGGACGTCGATGGCGACCGGCGCCGAGGCGCTGAAGACCTTCGCGGTCTCGCGGCTGCTCTTCGACAACGTCCCGCACGTCAAGGTGTTCTGGGTGATGCACGGCGTGCAGACCGCGCAGCTCGCGCTCCAGCACGGCGCCGACGACATGGACGGCTCGGTCGTCGAGTACAAGATCACGCACGACGCGGACGACTACGGCACGCCGAACAAGCTCGGCCGTGAGGACCTGCTGGACCTGATCCGTGACGCGGGCTTCCGCCCCGTGGAGCGCAACACGCGGTACGAGATCCTGCGCGAGTACCCGGGACCGGACGCCGACCGGCGCGAGACCCCGCAGCCCATGCGCGTCTGA
- a CDS encoding GNAT family N-acetyltransferase: protein MALTFAVNPAFDRSLRDDITALWVDVTNAGGAVGFVPPVTADAVRPELVKHLAGIAEGRTHLVVGRDEDGAVAATAFLTHNTHRLMQHWIGVYTVMVHPRHQGKGFGRELMAAAADAARAIDGIRAVRLTCRGGTGADRFYASCGYKEVGRIPDAIRISEDDFRDDIIMLLPLFR from the coding sequence ATGGCGCTTACGTTTGCAGTGAATCCCGCGTTCGACCGGAGCCTGCGGGACGACATCACCGCGCTCTGGGTCGACGTCACGAACGCCGGCGGAGCCGTCGGCTTCGTGCCGCCCGTCACCGCCGACGCGGTCCGGCCGGAGCTGGTCAAGCACCTGGCCGGCATCGCCGAGGGGCGCACCCACCTCGTCGTCGGACGGGACGAGGACGGCGCCGTGGCCGCCACCGCCTTCCTCACCCACAACACCCACCGGCTGATGCAGCACTGGATCGGTGTCTACACGGTGATGGTGCATCCCCGGCACCAGGGCAAGGGCTTCGGGCGCGAGCTGATGGCTGCGGCGGCCGACGCGGCCCGCGCGATCGACGGCATCCGCGCGGTGCGGCTCACCTGCCGCGGCGGCACCGGGGCCGACCGCTTCTACGCCTCCTGCGGATACAAGGAGGTGGGCCGGATCCCGGACGCGATCCGGATATCCGAGGACGACTTCCGCGACGACATCATCATGCTGCTCCCGCTGTTCCGGTAG
- a CDS encoding DUF4229 domain-containing protein produces MSAAKPSATVRYTAMRLLIFVGCFFVAGVAVHFGVLPSGVGGSNVVWVLLLGVVLSAPLSYILLRKQRDEMSEQLVSTVDRTKARLEANRSREDSVAR; encoded by the coding sequence GTGTCCGCTGCCAAGCCGAGTGCAACCGTCCGGTACACCGCGATGCGCCTGCTGATCTTCGTGGGCTGCTTCTTCGTCGCGGGCGTCGCTGTCCACTTCGGTGTGCTGCCCTCGGGCGTCGGCGGCTCCAACGTCGTCTGGGTCCTGCTCCTCGGTGTGGTGCTCTCCGCGCCCCTCAGTTACATCCTGCTGCGCAAGCAGCGCGACGAGATGTCCGAGCAGCTCGTCTCGACGGTCGACCGCACCAAGGCGCGGCTCGAGGCGAACCGCTCCCGCGAGGACTCGGTCGCCAGGTAA
- a CDS encoding dicarboxylate/amino acid:cation symporter has product MSANTAPTAETEAGKPSGSGFRIPSVPFWVQIVAGLVLGVLLGWLARSQDINWLVTTLDKVGGIFVQLLKLAVAPLVFFAILVSITNLRKVNNAARLATRTLLWFMITSLIAVAIGLAIGLITDPGAGANLDMRSAKEPEHAGSWLDFLTGIIPTDIITPFTELNVLQIVFMAVVAGIAALQLGEKAKPILAISESVLELLQKALWWVIRLAPLGTVGLIGYAIATYGWDLIGKYATFTADVYIGCALVMFGVYPLLLATVAKVSPLQFFKGAWPAIQLAFVSRSSVGTMPVTQKVTERLGVPKEYASFAVPFGATTKMDGCAAIYPALAAIFIAQIFDVQLGIGDYILIAFVSVIGSAATAGLTGATVMLTLTLSTLGLPLEGVGLLLAIDPILDMMRTATNVAGQALVPVIVSAREKILDHDAYNSASASPVDEAEVEDARPAGVPVAA; this is encoded by the coding sequence GTGTCCGCGAATACCGCACCCACCGCCGAGACCGAGGCCGGCAAGCCGTCCGGTTCCGGCTTCCGCATACCCAGCGTCCCCTTCTGGGTCCAGATCGTCGCCGGTCTGGTCCTCGGTGTCCTGCTCGGATGGCTCGCCCGCAGCCAGGACATCAACTGGCTCGTCACCACGCTCGACAAGGTCGGCGGCATCTTCGTCCAGCTGCTGAAACTGGCCGTCGCGCCGCTCGTCTTCTTCGCGATCCTGGTGTCCATCACCAACCTGCGGAAGGTCAACAACGCCGCGAGGCTGGCCACCCGTACGCTCCTGTGGTTCATGATCACCTCGCTGATCGCGGTCGCCATCGGCCTCGCGATCGGCCTGATCACCGACCCCGGCGCGGGCGCGAACCTCGACATGCGCAGCGCCAAGGAGCCCGAACACGCGGGCTCCTGGCTGGACTTCCTGACCGGCATCATCCCGACGGACATCATCACGCCGTTCACCGAGCTGAACGTCCTCCAGATCGTCTTCATGGCGGTCGTCGCCGGTATCGCTGCCCTCCAGCTCGGCGAGAAGGCCAAGCCGATCCTCGCCATCAGCGAGTCGGTCCTGGAGCTCCTCCAGAAGGCCCTGTGGTGGGTCATCCGTCTCGCCCCGCTCGGCACCGTCGGCCTCATCGGCTACGCGATCGCCACGTACGGCTGGGACCTCATCGGCAAGTACGCGACCTTCACCGCCGATGTCTACATCGGCTGCGCCCTGGTGATGTTCGGCGTCTACCCGCTGCTCCTCGCCACGGTCGCGAAGGTCAGCCCCCTGCAGTTCTTCAAGGGCGCCTGGCCCGCGATCCAGCTGGCCTTCGTCTCCCGCTCGTCGGTCGGCACCATGCCGGTCACCCAGAAGGTCACCGAGCGCCTCGGCGTCCCGAAGGAGTACGCCTCCTTCGCCGTCCCCTTCGGCGCCACGACCAAGATGGACGGCTGCGCGGCGATCTACCCGGCGCTGGCGGCGATCTTCATCGCGCAGATCTTCGACGTCCAGCTCGGGATCGGCGACTACATCCTGATCGCGTTCGTCTCGGTGATCGGCTCGGCGGCCACCGCCGGTCTCACCGGCGCCACGGTGATGCTGACCCTGACGCTGTCGACGCTGGGCCTCCCGCTGGAGGGCGTGGGCCTGTTGCTCGCCATCGACCCGATCCTGGACATGATGCGCACCGCCACGAACGTGGCGGGACAGGCGCTGGTTCCGGTCATCGTCTCGGCCCGCGAGAAGATCCTGGACCACGACGCGTACAACTCGGCATCGGCCTCCCCGGTCGACGAGGCCGAGGTCGAGGACGCCAGGCCCGCGGGGGTTCCCGTCGCGGCCTAG